In Hydrogenovibrio thermophilus, the following are encoded in one genomic region:
- a CDS encoding DMT family transporter, translating into MNVLLAYLAVVAIWATTPLAIQWSGQVDWFVGVAGRILISATLIIPILIWWTRQPFSLQWRDIKIYLSASLGMLGGMTPMYYAAQTMPSGWISLIFGLTPIVTGVMAFLILKNLQLTFSKYLGIVVSFSGLAVILGPNLDWTHGQNLLIGIGLAVIAVTFHSLSTVLVKKYNHGLPNTHIVAGAVWITSTVYLLAHPQFLTQLPTLPPKALNAIVYLGVFGSLVGFILYYYVLKRLDAIRLGLITLITPVMALLLGHFLNDEPLNSQIWLGAGLVILGLISFEFGHRISKENFRLLTSRMP; encoded by the coding sequence ATGAACGTTTTATTGGCTTATCTGGCCGTGGTCGCCATTTGGGCAACCACGCCACTGGCAATTCAGTGGAGTGGCCAGGTTGACTGGTTTGTTGGGGTCGCCGGGCGGATTCTGATCAGCGCCACTTTGATTATTCCGATTTTGATTTGGTGGACCCGGCAGCCTTTTTCGTTGCAATGGCGGGACATCAAAATCTATTTATCCGCCAGCCTGGGCATGTTGGGCGGTATGACGCCCATGTATTACGCCGCTCAAACCATGCCCTCGGGCTGGATTTCGTTGATTTTCGGGCTGACGCCGATTGTCACCGGCGTGATGGCGTTTTTGATTTTAAAAAACCTACAGCTGACCTTCAGTAAATACCTCGGCATCGTCGTCAGCTTCAGCGGTTTGGCGGTGATTCTCGGCCCGAATCTGGATTGGACGCACGGCCAAAACCTACTGATTGGCATTGGTTTGGCGGTGATTGCCGTCACCTTTCACTCCCTGAGCACGGTTCTGGTCAAAAAGTACAACCATGGCTTGCCGAACACCCATATTGTGGCCGGGGCCGTCTGGATTACCAGTACGGTGTATCTACTCGCCCACCCGCAATTCTTGACTCAACTGCCAACCTTGCCGCCGAAAGCCCTGAACGCCATCGTGTATCTGGGCGTATTCGGCTCCTTAGTCGGGTTCATCCTCTATTATTACGTTCTGAAACGGTTGGATGCGATTCGGTTGGGGTTGATAACTTTGATTACGCCGGTCATGGCGTTATTGCTAGGGCATTTTCTGAATGACGAACCCTTGAACAGCCAAATCTGGCTGGGGGCAGGCCTGGTAATTTTAGGATTGATTTCGTTTGAGTTCGGACACCGCATCTCCAAAGAAAACTTCCGCTTGCTGACGTCTAGAATGCCTTAA
- a CDS encoding HAD family hydrolase, with the protein MAELQALLFDVDGTLADTERDGHRVAFNMAFDEAGLDWDWDEALYGDLLAVTGGKERIRYYLDKFNTEFEKPENFDDFVKGLHAAKTKFYTQLLSEGKIPLRTGVERLIQEARDAGMRMAVVTTTTPANVTALLTNTLGDDSESWFEVIAAGDIVPAKKPAPDIYHWALEQMSLTPEEAIAFEDSSNGILSSSAANVRTIVTINEYTKDDDFSAAHLVLDHMGEPEEAFTVLSGNAQGHNHLNLDLVKAVANA; encoded by the coding sequence ATGGCAGAGTTACAAGCATTGCTGTTCGATGTGGACGGTACCCTGGCGGACACCGAACGCGACGGGCACCGAGTGGCCTTCAATATGGCTTTCGACGAAGCCGGTCTGGACTGGGATTGGGATGAAGCGCTTTACGGCGACTTGTTGGCCGTGACCGGTGGTAAGGAGCGTATTCGTTACTACTTGGATAAATTCAATACTGAATTCGAAAAGCCGGAAAATTTTGACGATTTCGTCAAGGGACTGCATGCGGCGAAAACCAAGTTTTATACCCAGTTGTTGTCCGAAGGCAAGATTCCGTTGCGTACCGGCGTGGAACGTTTGATTCAGGAAGCTCGAGATGCGGGCATGCGCATGGCGGTTGTGACCACCACCACGCCGGCTAATGTCACGGCGCTGTTGACCAATACCCTGGGTGACGATTCGGAATCCTGGTTCGAAGTCATTGCCGCCGGCGACATAGTGCCAGCCAAAAAACCGGCGCCGGATATTTACCACTGGGCGTTAGAGCAGATGTCATTGACACCGGAAGAGGCGATTGCCTTTGAGGATTCGTCTAACGGCATTCTGTCGTCTTCGGCCGCAAATGTCCGCACCATCGTCACCATCAACGAATACACCAAAGACGATGATTTTTCGGCGGCGCATTTGGTGTTGGATCACATGGGAGAACCGGAAGAGGCTTTCACGGTTTTGTCCGGTAATGCCCAAGGCCACAATCATTTGAATTTGGATTTGGTGAAAGCAGTCGCCAACGCTTGA
- the dksA gene encoding RNA polymerase-binding protein DksA: MELSHDFIENYPLYEPKPGEEYMSPEMLEHFKNKLLAWKKQLIWEASNTVNHLKSDSSTPADPNDRASQEEEFALELRTRDRERKLISKIDKSLRDIEDGEYGFCQMSGEPIGLARMEARPTATLTVEMKTKQEMREKQGIA; the protein is encoded by the coding sequence ATGGAACTTTCACATGATTTTATCGAAAACTACCCTCTGTACGAGCCAAAACCCGGCGAAGAGTACATGAGTCCGGAAATGCTAGAGCATTTCAAAAACAAACTGTTGGCATGGAAAAAGCAGTTGATTTGGGAAGCCAGTAACACGGTAAACCATTTGAAATCCGATTCCTCCACTCCGGCCGATCCGAACGATCGTGCTTCGCAAGAAGAAGAATTCGCTTTGGAACTGAGAACCCGTGATCGTGAACGCAAACTGATTTCCAAAATCGATAAATCGCTGAGAGACATCGAAGACGGCGAATATGGATTCTGTCAAATGAGCGGTGAACCCATCGGCCTTGCGAGAATGGAAGCTCGACCAACCGCTACGCTGACCGTTGAAATGAAGACCAAACAGGAAATGCGCGAAAAACAAGGCATCGCCTAA
- the ligA gene encoding NAD-dependent DNA ligase LigA, whose product MSERQHYLDLVETLNKHSYQYYVLDDPLISDPQYDVMYQELLTLEAEHPDWVVKESPSQRVGDQPLTEFKTVRHALAMYSLDNAFNDEDLAAFLKRIQEKEPGLAEIDFSAEPKMDGLAINIRYENGELVQATTRGDGQVGEDVTHNVRTIQAIPLKLFGQAWPEVVEVRGEVFMSKPAFEKLNAYQQSIDGKVFANPRNAAAGSLRQLDAKIVAKRQLSFYLYGWGEISDDWPVPERYSDMIEQLVAWGLPSNPNSEVVRNLDGMLGYYEKILGLRDELPYEIDGIVYKVNRIALQAHLGFTARAPRWAIARKFPAQEVWTKLLGIEVQVGRTGAITPVARLEPVSVGGVTVSNATLHNMDEIRRKDVRIGDTVIVRRAGDVIPEVVGPVLAQRPDDTRLFEMPSHCPECGSDVVKEIDKAVYRCTGGLVCPAQRKRSLYHFVSRKAMDIQGLGDKLIDQLVDIGWVKHPDDFYHLTVEQLATLERMAEKSAQNVVDGIQASRETTLAKFIYSLGIPEVGEVTARNLANYFKDLPSIQQATLEEFIEVDDVGEVVAEHLVNFFKEPHNEEVIQGLLDAGMHWPAPKAADVPVDSPFDGKVVVLTGTLTEMSRPEAKDWLESLGAKVTGSVSAKTDYVVAGEKAGSKLTKAESLGVAVLDESEWLAMMPPRV is encoded by the coding sequence ATGTCCGAACGCCAACACTACCTCGACCTGGTTGAAACCCTCAATAAGCATAGCTATCAGTATTACGTTCTCGATGATCCGTTGATCAGCGACCCGCAATACGATGTGATGTATCAAGAACTCTTGACGCTCGAAGCGGAACATCCGGATTGGGTGGTCAAGGAGTCGCCCAGTCAGCGGGTGGGTGATCAGCCGCTCACCGAATTCAAAACCGTCCGCCACGCGTTGGCCATGTATTCCCTGGACAATGCCTTTAACGATGAAGACCTGGCGGCGTTTTTGAAACGCATTCAGGAAAAAGAGCCAGGCCTGGCGGAAATCGACTTTTCCGCCGAGCCGAAAATGGACGGTCTCGCCATCAATATTCGTTATGAAAACGGTGAACTGGTGCAAGCCACCACCCGTGGCGACGGCCAGGTCGGGGAGGACGTCACCCATAATGTGCGCACCATTCAAGCCATTCCGTTGAAACTTTTCGGCCAAGCCTGGCCGGAAGTGGTGGAAGTGCGCGGCGAAGTGTTCATGTCCAAACCGGCGTTTGAGAAACTGAACGCCTATCAGCAATCCATTGACGGCAAAGTGTTTGCCAACCCTCGAAACGCCGCCGCGGGCTCCTTACGACAACTGGATGCCAAAATCGTCGCCAAACGTCAGTTGAGTTTCTACCTCTATGGCTGGGGTGAAATCAGCGATGACTGGCCGGTACCGGAACGTTATTCGGACATGATTGAGCAACTGGTGGCGTGGGGCTTGCCATCCAACCCGAATTCCGAAGTGGTTCGCAACCTGGACGGAATGTTGGGTTACTATGAAAAAATATTGGGCTTGCGCGACGAATTGCCTTATGAAATCGATGGCATTGTCTATAAAGTCAACCGTATTGCCTTGCAAGCACACCTTGGGTTCACCGCTCGCGCGCCTCGTTGGGCCATCGCGCGCAAATTCCCGGCGCAGGAAGTCTGGACCAAGCTCCTGGGTATTGAAGTGCAGGTTGGGCGTACAGGCGCCATTACGCCGGTAGCGCGTCTGGAACCGGTTTCCGTCGGCGGTGTGACCGTTTCCAATGCCACATTGCATAATATGGATGAAATTCGCCGTAAGGATGTCCGCATCGGTGATACCGTCATCGTGCGCCGTGCCGGTGATGTGATTCCCGAAGTGGTGGGACCGGTGTTGGCACAACGTCCGGACGACACCCGTTTGTTTGAAATGCCGAGCCATTGTCCGGAATGCGGTTCCGATGTGGTCAAGGAAATCGATAAAGCGGTTTACCGTTGCACGGGTGGATTGGTTTGCCCGGCACAACGCAAACGTTCGCTGTATCATTTTGTGTCGCGTAAAGCCATGGATATTCAGGGCTTGGGTGATAAACTGATTGACCAGCTGGTCGATATCGGTTGGGTCAAACATCCGGACGATTTTTATCATCTGACGGTCGAGCAATTGGCGACGTTGGAACGCATGGCGGAAAAATCGGCACAGAATGTGGTGGACGGCATTCAAGCGTCTCGCGAAACCACCTTGGCCAAGTTCATTTACAGCTTGGGGATTCCGGAAGTCGGTGAAGTCACGGCGCGGAATTTGGCGAATTATTTCAAAGACTTGCCCAGTATTCAGCAGGCCACGCTTGAAGAATTTATTGAGGTGGATGACGTCGGTGAAGTTGTCGCCGAACACCTGGTGAACTTTTTCAAGGAACCGCATAATGAAGAAGTGATTCAAGGTTTGCTGGATGCCGGCATGCATTGGCCGGCACCGAAAGCCGCCGACGTACCGGTTGATTCGCCGTTTGATGGAAAGGTGGTGGTGTTGACCGGCACTTTGACCGAAATGAGCCGCCCGGAAGCCAAAGACTGGCTGGAATCGCTGGGTGCTAAAGTCACCGGCAGCGTGTCCGCCAAAACTGATTATGTCGTGGCCGGCGAGAAGGCCGGCTCGAAATTGACCAAAGCCGAATCGCTGGGCGTGGCGGTGCTGGACGAGTCCGAATGGCTGGCAATGATGCCGCCGCGCGTTTAA
- a CDS encoding asparaginase domain-containing protein encodes MHPKDPKLTLLVTGGTLDKDYQTTTGALVFSETHLPAMLRQANTTLAVETRVLMLKDSLEMTDLDRDEIAQACQDADTESIVITHGTDTMVDTALALSENANLCNKTIVLTGAMRPFRLGESDACFNLGAALTAAQLAQNGVYIAMNGELFEACRVMKNRQKGVFELTV; translated from the coding sequence ATGCACCCTAAAGACCCGAAACTCACGTTGCTTGTCACCGGCGGGACGCTGGATAAAGACTACCAAACCACCACCGGTGCTTTGGTCTTTTCCGAAACCCATTTGCCAGCCATGCTGCGCCAGGCCAACACCACTCTGGCGGTTGAGACTCGGGTATTGATGCTGAAAGACAGCCTGGAAATGACCGATTTGGATCGGGACGAAATCGCCCAGGCCTGCCAGGACGCCGACACCGAATCCATCGTCATTACCCATGGTACCGACACCATGGTCGACACCGCCTTGGCGCTATCCGAAAACGCCAACCTGTGTAATAAAACCATTGTGCTCACCGGCGCGATGCGACCTTTCCGACTGGGCGAATCCGACGCCTGTTTTAACCTCGGCGCCGCCCTCACGGCCGCCCAACTGGCTCAGAACGGTGTTTACATCGCCATGAACGGCGAACTGTTCGAAGCCTGTCGAGTGATGAAAAACCGACAAAAGGGTGTTTTCGAATTGACGGTCTAG
- the yjgA gene encoding ribosome biogenesis factor YjgA: MVRPRNVNRTKAKKEIPDWEQEEFESRTDIKKAAQAVTDLGVQLTELSDSALKSFELPDDVIKAIMQLKEMKNGPAIKRQKLFLGKLLRKNEPLIVHIKQRLFEIEQKAKQQTAHFHRLEKWRDRLVEEGDDALNEFMAEYTHADRSQLRQWIRNAQKEAEQNKPPKAYRAIFQYLKGLEW, translated from the coding sequence ATGGTCAGACCACGTAATGTCAACCGAACCAAAGCCAAAAAAGAAATCCCGGATTGGGAACAGGAAGAGTTCGAAAGCCGCACGGACATTAAGAAAGCCGCTCAGGCCGTCACCGATTTGGGCGTGCAATTGACCGAACTGTCCGATTCCGCCTTAAAATCCTTTGAATTGCCGGATGATGTCATCAAAGCCATCATGCAACTGAAAGAAATGAAAAACGGCCCGGCGATAAAGCGTCAGAAGTTGTTCCTCGGAAAATTATTGCGTAAGAACGAGCCGCTGATTGTACACATCAAACAACGATTGTTTGAAATCGAACAAAAAGCCAAACAGCAAACGGCGCATTTTCATCGTTTGGAAAAGTGGCGCGACCGCTTGGTGGAAGAAGGGGACGACGCCCTGAATGAATTTATGGCGGAATACACTCATGCCGATCGCAGTCAGTTACGCCAATGGATTCGCAATGCCCAAAAAGAAGCCGAGCAAAACAAGCCGCCGAAAGCGTATCGAGCGATTTTTCAGTATTTGAAAGGATTGGAGTGGTAA
- a CDS encoding cell division protein ZipA: MNELQQVLLIFAIIVIAGLYILQKIKAKRNQSAPDSQPEPPVENTRTSADKALNELGEAHIPLSQQTQHRLHMDGEEEEVIPDSQLGLSFGQEFEKPKTEAPTQEEETPSETEERKPRHIVLEAEDIHPVGGVEEGGASADDDDYKPSFGIPEGGVNTPETEVETELKDPQIFAIIVMGTDDFLWPKVNQTLQGVGLVPSEQGIFVKKDSMGNEIIRVANLMEPGTFPLDQPTNSELKTAGVVLILELPTTVKAPAVMHDMIMMSRKISQRLNGRLYDGERHLLKESDLQAMRDAAVAYESAAI, translated from the coding sequence ATGAACGAATTGCAACAAGTGTTACTGATATTTGCAATTATTGTCATTGCCGGGCTTTACATCCTTCAAAAAATCAAGGCAAAACGCAATCAATCAGCACCAGACTCCCAGCCTGAACCGCCTGTTGAAAACACCCGCACGTCGGCCGACAAGGCCTTGAACGAACTGGGCGAAGCGCACATTCCCTTATCGCAACAAACTCAGCATCGTCTGCATATGGACGGCGAGGAAGAAGAAGTGATTCCGGACTCCCAGTTGGGCTTGTCGTTTGGACAAGAGTTTGAAAAACCCAAAACGGAAGCGCCGACGCAGGAAGAAGAAACACCTTCGGAAACCGAAGAGCGTAAACCGCGCCACATCGTTTTGGAAGCGGAAGACATTCATCCGGTCGGCGGCGTGGAAGAAGGCGGCGCATCCGCTGATGACGATGACTACAAGCCGAGCTTTGGCATTCCGGAAGGCGGCGTGAATACGCCGGAGACCGAAGTGGAAACCGAACTGAAAGACCCTCAAATTTTCGCCATCATCGTGATGGGGACCGATGATTTCCTATGGCCTAAAGTCAACCAAACCTTGCAAGGTGTCGGCTTGGTGCCTTCCGAGCAAGGCATTTTTGTCAAGAAGGATTCGATGGGCAATGAAATCATTCGTGTCGCCAATTTGATGGAGCCGGGCACTTTCCCGTTGGACCAACCGACCAACAGCGAATTGAAAACCGCCGGCGTGGTGTTGATTCTGGAATTGCCGACCACCGTTAAAGCACCGGCGGTCATGCATGACATGATTATGATGTCGCGCAAAATCTCCCAGCGTCTGAACGGCCGACTGTATGACGGCGAGCGCCATCTTTTGAAAGAGTCTGACCTGCAAGCCATGCGCGATGCAGCGGTGGCCTATGAATCGGCGGCCATCTAA
- a CDS encoding FGGY-family carbohydrate kinase, which yields MSQTKPAPTLSSELLLGIDIGTSGIRGVIVEKAPNTNPAPAPLASASVSMPFPHRQGPNSEQTADLWVQTLNQLFDALSETGYFPHVTRMALDATSSTVLLGSRQRQAWTQALMYDDKRATEAAERIRQLAPSDTAAHGASSTLAKVMWLEKHALNGRQPHEAVIFHQLDWVNAYLTGRCGITDENNALKLGYDPIHQAWPNWLNDLTGLPLPEVVPPGTPIGGILPDVASRYGFNPELTVYSGTTDSIAAFLASGASEIGDAVTSLGSTIALKLLSDKPVFAPEYGIYSHRLWNQWLVGGASNAGGAVLLKHFPLETLKTLIPRLQTDKPTGLDYYPLASPGERFPINDPTLAPQIDPRPDSDERFLQGLLEGLVEIEALGYARLHELGGPEAKRIFTTGGGIQNDAWMTLRQQRFDGEIIPMKNADAALGVTHLLQADDNKPHGD from the coding sequence ATGTCACAAACAAAACCGGCTCCGACATTATCCTCCGAATTATTATTGGGCATCGACATTGGCACCTCCGGCATCCGGGGCGTCATTGTCGAAAAAGCGCCGAACACCAATCCTGCGCCAGCCCCGTTAGCATCGGCCTCGGTGTCAATGCCGTTCCCCCATCGTCAAGGCCCGAACAGTGAGCAAACAGCCGACCTCTGGGTTCAAACCTTAAACCAACTGTTTGACGCTCTATCCGAAACCGGTTATTTTCCCCATGTCACACGAATGGCACTGGATGCCACCTCCTCGACCGTCTTGCTTGGCAGCCGCCAACGACAGGCTTGGACACAAGCGCTGATGTACGATGATAAGCGCGCCACCGAGGCAGCCGAACGGATTCGTCAATTGGCGCCCAGCGACACAGCCGCTCACGGTGCCTCCAGCACACTGGCAAAAGTCATGTGGCTGGAAAAACATGCCTTAAACGGGCGTCAGCCGCATGAAGCCGTTATTTTTCATCAACTGGATTGGGTGAATGCCTATTTGACTGGTCGTTGTGGGATCACCGACGAAAACAACGCCTTGAAACTCGGTTATGACCCGATTCACCAGGCCTGGCCGAATTGGCTAAACGACCTGACCGGACTGCCTTTACCGGAGGTGGTTCCGCCCGGCACACCGATTGGAGGTATCTTGCCGGATGTGGCAAGTCGTTACGGTTTCAACCCGGAATTAACTGTTTACAGCGGCACGACGGACAGCATCGCCGCCTTTCTCGCGTCCGGAGCCAGTGAAATCGGCGATGCCGTGACCTCTCTCGGTTCCACCATCGCCTTGAAACTGCTGTCGGACAAACCGGTATTCGCACCCGAATACGGCATTTACAGCCACCGTTTATGGAATCAATGGCTGGTCGGCGGCGCCTCCAACGCCGGCGGGGCCGTCTTGTTAAAGCATTTTCCACTGGAAACACTGAAAACCCTGATTCCCCGTTTGCAAACCGACAAACCGACCGGGCTGGATTATTATCCGTTAGCGAGTCCTGGCGAACGTTTTCCCATCAACGACCCGACGCTCGCCCCTCAAATTGACCCACGACCGGATTCCGACGAACGGTTTTTACAAGGGTTATTGGAAGGATTGGTTGAAATTGAAGCTTTAGGCTATGCACGTTTACACGAATTGGGCGGACCGGAAGCGAAGCGCATCTTTACCACCGGCGGCGGAATCCAAAATGACGCATGGATGACATTGCGACAGCAACGTTTTGACGGGGAAATCATCCCCATGAAAAACGCCGATGCGGCCCTCGGCGTCACCCACCTATTGCAGGCGGACGACAACAAGCCGCACGGCGACTGA